GCGATCGGTGCGTGACGATACTACTCGTTGATCACGAACACGCGCAAGTCATTGACGTTGGTTCCCGTCGGCCCGGTTTCGATCACCGCGTCGCTCGCTTCGAGAGGCCTCAACGCATCGTTTTCGACCAGTGCCGCCCGGCCACGCTGGGGGTTTTCGAGCGTCTGCCCGTCGACGATCGCCCCCGCGATATCGGTCCCGCCGTCCTCGCCGTCGGTGTCGACGCTGGCACAGACGACCCGCTCCGGTCGCTCGATGGCCACCCGGAGCGCGAACTCCAGGTTCGGTCCGCCATCGCCGTTGCCCGTGACCGAAACTGTCGTCTCGCCCCCCGAAAGGAGGACGGCGGGCGGTTCGACCGGTGTGCCGGTCGCCGCCGACTCCGCTGCGATCGCCAGTTGTGACAGGGCGGCCTCGGTCGCCTCGCCCCGGACCCGGGAGGAAACGACCAGGGGCTCGTAGCCGGCCTCGCGGGCGGCATCGCGGGCCGCTTCCAGCGCGGTCCAGGCATCGGCGAGGACGTGATTGTCGACGTGAGCCAGTGCCGCGGACTCGGCCGGCGTCTCCGCACGCTCACCGGCGGCACCAGCTTCGAGATGTGCACGGACCGGCGCGGGCACGCCCACGTCGTAGCGGTCCAAGATATCGAGGGCGTCCGCGTAGGTCGTCTCGTCGACGGCGGTCGGTCCGCTGGCGATCACGCCGGGATCGTCACCGACGACATCTGAAAAGAGGAGTCCGACCACTGTCGCTGGCGCGGCCACCCTGGCCAGGCCGCCACCCTTGATCGCCGAGCAGTGCTTGCGGACAGCGTTGATCTCACGAATCGAGGCCCCGCTCTCGACCAACTGCTCGGTCGCATCCTGCAGATCCACGAGCGTAATATCGCCAGCCGGCAACGCCAACAGCGCGCTGCCACCACCCGTGATCGGGGCCAGAACCAGCGTCCCCTCGCCCAATCCCTTCGCCCGTTGGAAGACGCGTCGAGCGCCTTCCAGGCTGGCTTCGTCCGGGATGGGATGGCTGCCGGCTGCCGTCTCGACGGTCTCCGTCGCGACTGGGGTCGTCGAGACAACAAGCCCCCGGTCGAGGTACCCCTCAAGTGTTCGTTCGAGTTCGCGTGCGACCATATCGGCTGCTTTGCCACCGCCGAGGACGACCACCGAGTCGTAGGCCTCGAGGTCGTACTCGCTGTCGGCGACAGTGAGAATGTCGTCCTCGACGATGAGTGACTCTCGCAAGACGTGCTGGGGCGTCGCCGCCTCGATCCCCGCCTCGATGGAAGCGAGTGCAACCTCGTGGGCCGGCGTCTTCGCCAGCCGATCGCGATCGGCGATCATCGCCCGAGGCTCGTCGCCTTCCGTACCAGGCGGAAGGCAGCGTCTCGCCACCGGTCGGGGAGATATCGCAACGCCAGGATCAGCTTCGCGCCGCGCCCGATCGCGTAGCGTGGGTCCGGATCAGTCATCGCCGCGGCGTCGAAGATGGCAGTCGCGACGTCTTCCGGAGGGATTCCGAACAGGCCGTCGTACTCGATGGCTCGGCGATCGTCCTGGCCCTCGTAGACCGCCTCGTAGGCGCCGGATTCTTCGAGTCGCTCGCGGGTGGCGTCTGCCGTGTCGGCAAAGTCCGTCTCGACGACACCCGGCTCGACCAGCACGACGTCGATTCCGTGTGGGTCGACCTCGGCACGGAGGGCGTCGCTCATCGCTTCGAGAGCGAACTTCGAGGCCGAGTAGACGCCCATCCCGGGCGTGGTGATCCGACCGTACAGACTCGAGACGTTGATGATCGTCCCCGCCTCTCGGTCGCGCATGTGGGGCAACACTGCCCGCGTCAAGCGGTGTGGACCGTAGACGTTCACGTCGAACTGATCGTGGAAGCCGTCGGTCGGCACGTCCTCGACGGGGCCAAACTGGCCGTACCCGGCGTTGTTGACCAGACAGTCGATCCGGCCCTGTTCGTCGACGATCCGATCGACGACGCGCTCGACCGCGCGCGCGTTCGTCACGTCCAGATTTGCCGTCTCCGCGCCGGCCTCGGCGAGGTCGGCGAGGTCGTCAGTGTCCCGGGCAGTCGCATAGACCGTCCAGTCTTCTTCGAGGAACCGTTCGGCGCTGGCCCGGCCGATGCCCGAGGAACAGCCCGTGATGAGTGCGATACGGTCGTCCATACCGTCGCCTCGGGTGCCCGCAAGTAAGCCCTGGCGGTCGATTGCCGAATCGCTACCCATCGAGGCACTCACGTTTGTGCCGGTCGGCCGCCCGGTCGGCGAGTCGTGTCGGCTCCGGGAGTTTGTACCCGCCAGCACACTGGGTCACGAGGTCAGCAGCCGTCGCCGCGCACACGCGATGGCCGGGACTGACGGACAGCGGATTGATCGACGTCGACCCGGACTCGTACTGACGGGTCTGGACGGCGTGGCCGATGACCGTCCCTGACTCGGCGGTCACGTCCGCGTCGGCCGCGATCGGAACGCGCTCGCCCGCCGGCATGCGGTCGGGGATCGACTCGACCGGCGTCCCACAGAGCAGGTTCTTCGCGACACCGATCGCCGGGACGTCGACGGTCACACCGACGTGGGTCGCCAGCCCCGCCTCCCGGAAGTGAATGCGACCGCTCCCGTCGACGACCAGAAGATCGGGTTCGACAGTGAGATTCGAGAGCGCGGCCAGAATGGCTCCGCCCTCGCGGAAACTCAGAAGGCCAGGAATGTACGGGATTTCGGTGTCGACGACTGCGTGCGTCCGGTCGACGATTGCCCCGTCCTGCAGGGCGACGACGGCACTCAGGGCGCGGTCGCCGTCGTCGAGAAACGCCTGATCGACGCCGGCGACGATCGGACCGTCGTCCGTGAGTCGCTGCTGGGTGTCGTCGAGCAGTTCGACGGGCGAATCGACGGCGACCGCCGCCGGATCGAAGTCGAAATCATCGTCGAAAACTGCGGCGTCGGCGATGTCACGCTGAAGGGCTTTCATCGCCTCGTGAGACAGCGACGGATCGGGGACGAACTCGGGGCGAACGGACTCCATCACTCAGAACGGGCCGCGACGGCGACCGGGACCGCCAGGGCCGCCGGGACCGCCCGGGCCACCGCCGAACTGCAACTGGTTGGGGACTCGGATCTGGCTCTGGACGCGTCGGCCATAGATAAGTCCAATTGCCAGTCCGACCAGGTGGGCCACGTTGGCGACGCCTTGTCCGCCCGTGCCGAAGATACCGAGGACGTTGATCGCGACCAGGCCGATCGTCAACATCCAGATCGGGATCGGGAAGATGAAGTACAAGTACACGCGCAGGTCAGGGTTCAACACCGTCAGCACGCCCATGATCGCCAGGGCGGCACCCGACGCGCCGAGGACGGGTGCCAGATTCCCCTGTATCGACATGATCGCGATCTGGCCGAGACCGGCCAGGACACCACTTCCCAAAAATAGCAGTGTGAAGTCTCTGGAGCCGATGTACTGCTCGACCAGACGGCCGAAAAAGAAGATCACGATCCCGTTGACGACGATGTGGCTGACCCCACCGTGGGCGAAGATCGACGTGAACCACGTCCAGACGTACTCGGGATTGCCAGGCTGGAGGGTAAAGATCGTGTGATAGAGGTCCCAGGCCTCCGGTGTGGTCGTGATTATTCCCCCTGGAACCTGTTTGAATTCGACGAAGAACGCCTTGAACAGCTCCTGGGCAAAGAACGTTACTGCCATCAGGATCAGGAACACGTAGGTCATGTTCCCACGGAAGTATCCGAGGACACCACCTGGTCCAGTGTCGGGCTTCAAGCGGTCCAACGTACTCCTCGACGAACTGGTAGTGGACCCGCTGCCAGTCGTCACACTCTCGTCGAACCCGCTATCGAAGACACCTTCTGGGTCACCCCAATCCTCTAGGCCCGGACAGTCGTGATTCTCGGGCAGGCGATGTTCGGCGCAGAAAGTCCCACCGCAGTGTTTGCAGTGATACGGCATGTTCGTCTGTGTGCTACAGACGTCACAGGTCGTCATTGCTGGTGCGTAACGGACCCTCGGGCAAAGAGATTGTGCTTGCCGCGACCAACTCGGGCAAGCTAGACGGCCGTCCCAGATGATCTCGTCCCGACGGAGAGGTTTTTGTCACTTGCACTCGGAGACGTCCCTGTGCACGACTACGAGCGCAAGCAACTCCTCGAACGGATCGAGCGCGAGGGGGCCACGGTCGGGACCGAGATTCCCGAGACCATCGAGATCGACGGGGAGCCCCTCAGCCTGCACGCGTTCGTCTTCGAGACGCGACAGCGCGACTCCATCCCGCCGGCCCACCGCGAGCGTGTCGAGGACGTCAAGACGACGCTCAGACGCGAACGAGGAGCCCGCAAGGAACGCCTCGAATCTGCGGATCTATCCCGGGAGACCGGCGAGGGACTCGCCGAATCGATCGTCGGCATCGACCGGGCGCTGAACGCCCTGAACGATCTCGGCTCTGCCGATCTCGAACAGGAACGGGCGGCCGCCGAAACGGCCGACCAGAAGCGTTGGGTGCGATTCCTCAAGCAGGCACTCGGCCAAGACGACACCGACGATCGACGGGCACAGGGTGGTGTCGAGCCATGAGTGCCAACGCAGCGATCGCCGACCGCCTCGAAGAGTTCGCCGACCGCCTCGAGGCCAAAGACGTTGCGTACAAACCCCGGGCCTACCGTCGGGCCGCCGAAAACATCGCTGCCTACCCGGGCGACGTCGCGACGCTCGCCGAAGACGGGACGGACGCCGTCAAAGAAGTCGAGGGCGTCGGCGATGCGATCGCCGCCAAGGTCGTCGAGTACGTCGAGACTGGGACCATCGAGGAACTCGAAGACCTTCGCAAGGAGTTGCCCGTCGATATGGACGCCCTGACGAGCGTCGAGGGAGTCGGTCCGAAGACGGTCGGGACCCTCTACGAGGCGGTGGGCATCGAGACGCTCGACGATCTCGAAGCAGCAGCCGAGGCCGGCGACATCCAGGCAGTATCGGGATTCGGCGCGAAAACTGAACAG
The sequence above is drawn from the Halorhabdus sp. CBA1104 genome and encodes:
- a CDS encoding SDR family NAD(P)-dependent oxidoreductase, translated to MDDRIALITGCSSGIGRASAERFLEEDWTVYATARDTDDLADLAEAGAETANLDVTNARAVERVVDRIVDEQGRIDCLVNNAGYGQFGPVEDVPTDGFHDQFDVNVYGPHRLTRAVLPHMRDREAGTIINVSSLYGRITTPGMGVYSASKFALEAMSDALRAEVDPHGIDVVLVEPGVVETDFADTADATRERLEESGAYEAVYEGQDDRRAIEYDGLFGIPPEDVATAIFDAAAMTDPDPRYAIGRGAKLILALRYLPDRWRDAAFRLVRKATSLGR
- a CDS encoding DUF5788 family protein, producing MHDYERKQLLERIEREGATVGTEIPETIEIDGEPLSLHAFVFETRQRDSIPPAHRERVEDVKTTLRRERGARKERLESADLSRETGEGLAESIVGIDRALNALNDLGSADLEQERAAAETADQKRWVRFLKQALGQDDTDDRRAQGGVEP
- a CDS encoding endonuclease V encodes the protein MESVRPEFVPDPSLSHEAMKALQRDIADAAVFDDDFDFDPAAVAVDSPVELLDDTQQRLTDDGPIVAGVDQAFLDDGDRALSAVVALQDGAIVDRTHAVVDTEIPYIPGLLSFREGGAILAALSNLTVEPDLLVVDGSGRIHFREAGLATHVGVTVDVPAIGVAKNLLCGTPVESIPDRMPAGERVPIAADADVTAESGTVIGHAVQTRQYESGSTSINPLSVSPGHRVCAATAADLVTQCAGGYKLPEPTRLADRAADRHKRECLDG
- a CDS encoding glycerate kinase yields the protein MIADRDRLAKTPAHEVALASIEAGIEAATPQHVLRESLIVEDDILTVADSEYDLEAYDSVVVLGGGKAADMVARELERTLEGYLDRGLVVSTTPVATETVETAAGSHPIPDEASLEGARRVFQRAKGLGEGTLVLAPITGGGSALLALPAGDITLVDLQDATEQLVESGASIREINAVRKHCSAIKGGGLARVAAPATVVGLLFSDVVGDDPGVIASGPTAVDETTYADALDILDRYDVGVPAPVRAHLEAGAAGERAETPAESAALAHVDNHVLADAWTALEAARDAAREAGYEPLVVSSRVRGEATEAALSQLAIAAESAATGTPVEPPAVLLSGGETTVSVTGNGDGGPNLEFALRVAIERPERVVCASVDTDGEDGGTDIAGAIVDGQTLENPQRGRAALVENDALRPLEASDAVIETGPTGTNVNDLRVFVINE
- a CDS encoding rhomboid family intramembrane serine protease, which codes for MTTCDVCSTQTNMPYHCKHCGGTFCAEHRLPENHDCPGLEDWGDPEGVFDSGFDESVTTGSGSTTSSSRSTLDRLKPDTGPGGVLGYFRGNMTYVFLILMAVTFFAQELFKAFFVEFKQVPGGIITTTPEAWDLYHTIFTLQPGNPEYVWTWFTSIFAHGGVSHIVVNGIVIFFFGRLVEQYIGSRDFTLLFLGSGVLAGLGQIAIMSIQGNLAPVLGASGAALAIMGVLTVLNPDLRVYLYFIFPIPIWMLTIGLVAINVLGIFGTGGQGVANVAHLVGLAIGLIYGRRVQSQIRVPNQLQFGGGPGGPGGPGGPGRRRGPF